One stretch of Roseimicrobium sp. ORNL1 DNA includes these proteins:
- a CDS encoding DUF6547 family protein: protein MEKPAVYKQVIDHLVEECKSGQGQIGPARARQGVWNANATADFIPEQHKINVLLSELTEEQRDILAGVLEQQFSAGVFESLKALEIFAIKPFEDGYEGSPYNDFIGRLTLDDWAWPDESQR, encoded by the coding sequence ATGGAAAAGCCGGCAGTCTACAAACAGGTCATCGACCATCTCGTTGAAGAGTGCAAAAGCGGCCAGGGGCAGATAGGTCCGGCTCGTGCAAGGCAAGGAGTTTGGAATGCGAACGCAACTGCTGACTTCATTCCTGAACAGCATAAGATCAATGTATTGCTGTCTGAGCTTACAGAGGAACAAAGAGACATTCTCGCGGGAGTGTTGGAACAGCAGTTTTCAGCCGGCGTCTTCGAGAGTCTGAAGGCTCTGGAGATATTCGCCATCAAGCCATTTGAGGATGGATATGAAGGCAGTCCGTACAATGATTTCATCGGCCGACTTACCCTGGATGATTGGGCTTGGCCCGATGAATCCCAGCGATAG
- a CDS encoding serine/threonine-protein kinase, translating into MHALSTRYQIQEVIGHGGAGTVYRALDTQLDRPVAIKKLHTVEGAASQSAIIQNVTASLLREAKTLSALQHPNIVTLYDMGVDEEGPYVVMEYLEGQTLEEAIEHAPFPMREFSMLAEDVLNGLKAAHTRNILHRDMKPANIKLVWLSTGELKFKILDFGLAKFSAIPSVQTMDIKGGVLGSIHFMAPEQFERSPLDARTDLYSTGCVFFHALTARYPFTGKTEPQVMMSHMYHQVGPLAELRPDLGQPVVDWVLKFMQRDPNDRHQSAAEALQSLQEAMAEG; encoded by the coding sequence ATGCATGCACTGAGCACACGGTATCAAATCCAGGAGGTCATCGGGCATGGTGGCGCAGGCACGGTGTACCGCGCGCTGGACACGCAACTGGACAGGCCGGTAGCCATCAAGAAGCTGCACACGGTGGAGGGCGCAGCTTCGCAGTCGGCCATCATCCAGAATGTGACTGCCAGTTTGCTGCGCGAGGCGAAAACGCTCTCCGCCCTCCAGCACCCGAACATTGTCACCCTGTATGACATGGGCGTGGATGAAGAAGGGCCGTACGTAGTCATGGAGTATCTTGAGGGGCAGACGCTTGAGGAGGCGATCGAGCACGCTCCCTTCCCCATGCGCGAGTTTTCCATGCTGGCGGAGGATGTCCTGAATGGACTGAAGGCGGCGCACACGCGAAACATCCTGCACCGCGACATGAAACCGGCGAACATCAAGCTGGTGTGGCTCTCCACCGGTGAGCTCAAGTTTAAGATTCTCGACTTCGGCCTCGCGAAGTTCTCGGCCATCCCCTCCGTGCAGACCATGGATATCAAAGGTGGCGTACTGGGCTCCATCCACTTCATGGCACCGGAGCAGTTTGAGCGCAGTCCCCTGGATGCGCGCACGGATCTGTATTCCACCGGGTGTGTCTTTTTTCATGCGCTCACGGCACGTTATCCCTTCACCGGAAAAACCGAGCCTCAAGTGATGATGTCTCACATGTACCATCAAGTGGGCCCGCTGGCGGAACTCCGCCCCGACCTGGGCCAGCCCGTGGTGGACTGGGTTCTGAAGTTCATGCAACGCGATCCGAATGATCGACACCAGTCGGCGGCGGAGGCACTGCAAAGCTTGCAGGAGGCGATGGCGGAGGGATGA
- a CDS encoding alpha/beta hydrolase yields the protein MRIPLLPIFALTLLISLCGAPALRGETFQRTLDAFDTLALPGGGKAATTPAEWESRRKVILEGVQAIMGKLPGDEKRIPLDVRVEEETDCGTYVRRLISYASEPGSRTPAYLCIPKSALSGKPAPGVLCLHPTDNTVGYKVVVGLGGKQNRQYASELAERGFVTISPSYPLLANYQPDIKALGWESGTLKAVWDNMRALDLLDSLLYVKHGKYAAIGHSLGGHNSVYTAVFDPRVQVVVSSCGLDSYRDYYGGDATKWVLEKGWCQTRYMPKLAGYQNRLAEIPFDFPELLAALAPRHVLINAPLKDSNFKWESVDRVVESARRVYALHGAADRIAVEHPDCDHDFPDAVREKAYALISGVLSK from the coding sequence ATGCGGATTCCTCTTCTCCCGATTTTCGCGCTGACCCTCCTCATTTCCCTCTGTGGTGCTCCTGCGCTGCGTGGTGAAACGTTCCAGCGCACGCTGGATGCCTTCGATACGTTGGCACTTCCCGGAGGCGGCAAAGCTGCCACAACTCCGGCGGAGTGGGAATCCCGGCGCAAGGTGATCTTGGAGGGCGTGCAGGCCATCATGGGCAAGCTGCCGGGGGATGAGAAACGCATCCCGCTGGACGTGCGGGTGGAGGAGGAAACGGACTGCGGGACCTATGTGCGACGACTCATCAGCTATGCCTCGGAGCCGGGGAGCCGCACACCGGCGTACCTGTGCATTCCGAAGTCTGCCCTGTCAGGGAAGCCAGCGCCCGGAGTTCTCTGCCTTCACCCCACGGATAACACCGTCGGCTACAAAGTGGTGGTGGGGCTCGGAGGCAAGCAGAACCGGCAGTATGCCAGCGAGCTCGCGGAGAGGGGCTTCGTCACCATCTCGCCAAGCTATCCGCTGCTCGCGAACTATCAGCCGGACATCAAGGCATTGGGATGGGAGAGTGGCACCCTGAAGGCGGTGTGGGATAACATGCGCGCGCTCGATCTGCTCGACTCGTTGCTCTACGTGAAGCATGGGAAGTATGCCGCTATCGGTCACTCACTGGGTGGACACAATTCCGTTTACACCGCTGTCTTTGACCCGCGAGTCCAGGTTGTCGTTTCTAGCTGTGGACTGGATTCCTATCGCGACTACTACGGCGGCGATGCCACCAAGTGGGTACTGGAGAAGGGTTGGTGCCAGACACGCTACATGCCCAAGCTGGCGGGCTATCAAAACAGACTCGCGGAGATCCCGTTCGATTTTCCTGAATTGCTCGCCGCGCTGGCGCCGCGCCACGTGCTCATCAATGCCCCGCTGAAGGACTCCAACTTCAAATGGGAGAGCGTGGACCGCGTGGTCGAGTCTGCGCGTCGTGTGTATGCGCTGCATGGAGCGGCGGATCGGATTGCCGTGGAGCATCCGGATTGTGACCATGACTTTCCGGATGCGGTAAGGGAGAAGGCGTATGCGTTGATTTCGGGGGTGTTGAGCAAGTGA
- a CDS encoding efflux RND transporter permease subunit, producing the protein MISWFARNSVAANLLMIAVIVAGVWTLWAGKIPLEVFPEVPSRIVSISVPYPASDPEEVEEMIVIKIEEAIQSVAGIKNINSLASSSGANISVEVEEGRDPRQVLEDIKIRTDAIPEFPEEAEKPVIQVDDERRSVITVVIAADMGERDLRRLGEQVRDELAAQPGISYVTLAGSRPLEIAIEVSEETLRKYGLTLESISSAIRNAAIDLPAGVVRTEAGDVSIRTKGRAYTGEDYANVVVLTRPDGSKLTLGEIAKIEDGFNENLLYARLNGKRCVVVNVMREGNQNAITIADNVKKYIDDARHRMPDGVSIEYWNDRSKIVKGRIDLLLDNARSSLILVLLCIGLFLRLESVFWIVVGLPVSFLGAFALMPYFDITINISTLFGFILVLGIVVDDAIVISEHVDTLRRQGMNPMTAAIEGTKRMAVPITFGVLTTVMAFLPMIFDSSDMGRMFKPIAIVFIMVMLIALVETKIILPAHLAHPIRPLEEVGHLLDPLHRWADGMLEGFVNRVYRPSLKFCLDHRYTVLACSFGGLAILCGMFFSGRIQYVEFPRIASERIEARLSMLEGTPFEVTDAHIARIYEIAEQMRKEYVGPDGTPVIRHIIATTGTTRLTSSSSSGGQAHIGEVNIETYGPEERTMKVNTVDMANEWRKRIGTIVGAEEVSFRSEIFRSGDPIDIQLTGTNPSELLELSSAIKDQLAKYPGVFDINDSLDTGRNEIQLRLKPEARQFGVTVSDLARQVRQAFYGSEVQRIQRGRNELKVMLRYPRDERRSLSTLETMRVRTTDGLEIPFSRVAEMKVGKGFSAIRRVNRQRALNITADVDKKSVDLVALRADISQHLEEFMRPHPHVKWTFEGEARAERESTKAAWVMFAIVLFGLYCLTAIPFKSYFLPFVVLVVVPFGVVGAVLGHVFHGFPVSKMSILGMLAVSGVIVNDTLVLVDEIIHRRQTDGVVSAVREGGAARFRAIFLTQITTFFGLVPLIFDGTWIAKVAPFFFSQGAQSTHAQFLTPVSVAMGYGSLFATVICLYLVPMCYMALNDVGQVLSRWWGTIVPSSGTKEENLPGVEA; encoded by the coding sequence ATGATTTCCTGGTTCGCCCGCAATAGCGTCGCCGCCAATCTGCTGATGATTGCAGTGATTGTCGCCGGCGTGTGGACGCTTTGGGCGGGGAAGATCCCCCTGGAGGTGTTCCCTGAGGTGCCGTCGCGCATCGTCAGCATCAGCGTGCCCTACCCGGCCTCCGACCCGGAGGAGGTGGAGGAGATGATTGTCATCAAGATTGAGGAGGCCATCCAGTCGGTCGCGGGTATCAAGAACATCAATTCCCTGGCCTCCTCCAGCGGCGCGAACATTTCCGTGGAAGTGGAGGAGGGCCGCGATCCCCGGCAGGTGCTTGAGGACATCAAGATTCGTACGGATGCCATCCCCGAGTTTCCCGAGGAGGCGGAGAAGCCCGTCATCCAGGTGGATGATGAAAGGCGCTCGGTGATCACCGTGGTGATCGCGGCGGACATGGGTGAGCGCGATCTGCGCCGTCTCGGCGAGCAGGTGCGGGATGAGCTCGCGGCCCAGCCAGGCATTTCCTACGTGACGCTGGCGGGCTCACGACCGCTGGAGATTGCCATCGAGGTATCTGAGGAAACGCTGAGGAAATACGGCCTCACGCTGGAGTCCATCAGTTCGGCGATTCGCAATGCAGCCATCGACCTGCCTGCCGGTGTGGTGCGCACAGAGGCGGGGGACGTTTCCATCCGCACCAAGGGACGCGCCTATACGGGTGAGGACTATGCGAACGTAGTGGTGCTCACACGCCCGGATGGATCCAAACTCACACTGGGCGAGATCGCGAAGATCGAGGACGGCTTCAATGAAAACCTCCTCTATGCCCGCCTGAATGGGAAGCGCTGTGTGGTGGTGAACGTGATGCGCGAGGGTAACCAGAACGCCATCACCATCGCGGACAATGTGAAGAAGTATATCGACGATGCCCGCCACCGCATGCCGGATGGGGTGAGCATCGAGTACTGGAATGATCGTTCAAAGATCGTGAAGGGGCGCATCGACCTGCTCCTGGATAATGCAAGGAGCAGCCTCATCCTCGTGCTGCTTTGCATCGGTCTCTTCCTGCGGCTGGAATCCGTTTTCTGGATTGTGGTGGGCCTGCCGGTCTCCTTCCTGGGCGCGTTTGCGTTGATGCCGTACTTCGACATCACAATCAATATCTCCACCTTGTTCGGATTCATCCTGGTGCTGGGCATCGTGGTGGATGACGCCATCGTGATCAGTGAACACGTGGACACCCTGCGAAGGCAGGGCATGAATCCGATGACCGCTGCCATCGAAGGCACCAAGCGCATGGCGGTGCCCATCACCTTCGGCGTGCTCACCACGGTGATGGCGTTCCTGCCGATGATCTTTGATTCGAGCGACATGGGCCGCATGTTCAAGCCCATCGCGATTGTCTTCATCATGGTGATGCTGATCGCGCTGGTAGAGACGAAAATCATCCTGCCCGCGCACCTGGCGCACCCGATTCGGCCGTTGGAGGAAGTCGGCCACCTGCTCGATCCTCTCCACCGCTGGGCAGATGGCATGCTGGAGGGTTTTGTGAACCGGGTCTACCGGCCCTCTCTCAAGTTTTGCCTCGATCACCGGTACACCGTGCTGGCGTGCAGCTTCGGAGGCCTTGCGATTTTATGCGGCATGTTCTTCAGCGGGCGCATCCAGTATGTGGAGTTTCCGCGCATCGCCAGTGAGCGCATTGAGGCGCGTCTCTCCATGCTGGAGGGCACGCCCTTCGAAGTGACGGATGCCCACATCGCCCGCATCTATGAGATCGCCGAGCAGATGCGGAAGGAATATGTGGGTCCGGATGGCACGCCGGTCATTCGCCACATCATCGCCACCACCGGCACCACGCGGTTGACGTCCAGCTCCAGCAGCGGCGGTCAGGCACACATCGGGGAGGTGAATATCGAGACCTATGGCCCCGAGGAGCGCACCATGAAGGTGAACACGGTGGACATGGCCAATGAATGGCGCAAGCGCATCGGCACCATCGTGGGCGCGGAGGAGGTGAGCTTCCGTTCGGAGATCTTCCGCTCTGGCGATCCCATCGACATCCAGCTCACGGGCACGAATCCTTCGGAGCTGTTGGAACTCTCATCCGCGATCAAAGATCAGCTGGCCAAGTATCCCGGCGTCTTTGACATCAATGACTCACTCGACACCGGCAGGAATGAAATCCAGCTCCGCTTGAAACCGGAGGCGCGGCAATTCGGCGTCACCGTGAGTGATCTCGCTCGCCAGGTGCGGCAGGCCTTTTATGGCAGCGAAGTGCAGCGCATCCAGCGCGGGCGCAATGAGCTGAAGGTCATGCTGCGGTATCCGCGGGATGAGCGCCGCAGTCTCTCCACCTTGGAGACCATGCGCGTGCGCACGACCGATGGACTTGAGATTCCTTTCAGTCGTGTGGCTGAAATGAAAGTGGGCAAGGGCTTCTCTGCCATCCGTCGTGTGAACCGCCAGCGCGCGCTGAACATCACCGCGGACGTGGATAAGAAGTCCGTGGACCTCGTGGCCCTGCGTGCGGACATCAGCCAGCACCTGGAGGAGTTCATGCGCCCGCATCCCCACGTGAAGTGGACCTTTGAAGGTGAAGCCCGCGCAGAGCGCGAGAGCACAAAAGCAGCATGGGTGATGTTCGCCATTGTGCTCTTCGGCCTTTACTGTCTCACAGCCATTCCGTTTAAGAGCTACTTCCTGCCCTTCGTGGTGCTGGTGGTCGTGCCCTTCGGAGTGGTGGGGGCGGTGCTGGGGCATGTCTTCCATGGCTTCCCCGTCAGCAAGATGAGCATCCTGGGCATGCTGGCCGTGTCAGGCGTGATCGTGAATGACACGCTGGTGCTGGTGGATGAGATCATCCACCGAAGGCAGACAGACGGAGTCGTCAGCGCTGTGCGCGAAGGCGGCGCCGCGAGGTTCCGCGCCATCTTTCTCACACAAATCACCACGTTCTTCGGACTGGTGCCGCTCATCTTCGATGGCACCTGGATCGCGAAGGTGGCGCCATTCTTCTTCAGCCAGGGGGCGCAGAGCACGCATGCGCAATTCCTCACGCCTGTGTCTGTGGCCATGGGGTACGGCAGTCTCTTTGCCACGGTGATCTGTCTCTATCTCGTGCCCATGTGCTACATGGCACTGAATGACGTGGGACAGGTCCTCAGCCGCTGGTGGGGCACGATAGTACCGTCATCGGGAACCAAAGAGGAAAACCTGCCGGGTGTGGAAGCGTAG
- the rpe gene encoding ribulose-phosphate 3-epimerase codes for MDCHTPLILPSLLAADFANVASEVKRAEAAGAKWLHLDVMDGNFVDNISFGPAMVQAVRKHTEMFLDVHLMIHRPDHYLERFVKAGANNISIHVEAEYDTDVEATLKRIRHAGVQAGLVLNPATPFEAAKPYLGMIDLLLIMTVVPGFGGQAFMEAEAMPKLLEAKKYRDSHNLRYHLEVDGGIYVNTAPIAKRHGANLFVCGTSAYGPADMKAAMEGLAAAVS; via the coding sequence ATGGACTGCCATACGCCCCTTATTCTCCCCTCCCTGCTCGCTGCTGATTTCGCCAATGTCGCCTCTGAGGTGAAACGTGCGGAAGCCGCCGGCGCCAAATGGCTGCACCTCGATGTGATGGACGGGAACTTCGTGGACAACATCTCCTTCGGCCCGGCCATGGTGCAGGCAGTGCGCAAGCACACGGAGATGTTCCTGGACGTGCATCTCATGATCCACCGCCCGGACCACTATCTGGAACGCTTTGTGAAGGCAGGTGCGAACAACATCAGCATCCATGTGGAAGCCGAGTACGACACAGATGTGGAAGCCACCCTCAAGCGCATCCGCCACGCCGGTGTGCAGGCCGGACTGGTGCTGAATCCCGCAACTCCTTTCGAGGCAGCCAAGCCCTACCTTGGCATGATTGACCTGTTGCTCATCATGACCGTGGTGCCCGGCTTCGGCGGCCAGGCCTTCATGGAGGCGGAAGCGATGCCGAAGCTGCTGGAGGCAAAGAAGTACCGCGACAGCCACAACCTGCGCTACCACCTGGAAGTGGACGGCGGCATCTATGTGAACACCGCTCCCATCGCGAAACGTCATGGGGCGAATCTGTTTGTCTGCGGCACCTCAGCTTATGGCCCCGCCGACATGAAGGCTGCCATGGAAGGACTGGCCGCCGCCGTCAGCTAG
- a CDS encoding RsiV family protein, with product MRLALLLSLLLTTATTGFSQEGEPEDMWPEAFSRQYKGTIGEKLAIQMQLDCEPARGLHGGNYVFSGQYWYESKGTPITLWGSDAGWHEIKLDEQIYAGTKKGYEQTGSFSGKLNDDGTISGTWTDGEGKKKLPFKLTPFPPSGSAKVKVHALESSWQERTAKGLSSLEHTATIVEVSGVKGAEKINQTLRQSAVETFKEAEAEEGQAPEESTKKKKPEKPKPATLEDISKAMLAERDDDMIANHEKWSLNYISGVRLNANGVLCTEHVTSDYMGGAHPNSATEFHTFNTNTGAELTLATLFKPEFLKALPKIGVEKLHKAEGLAPNEEIGPDAGLSLGDVEYEEGKFTWFLSPGGFVVHFNPYEVSSYARGNVQYTVPWVELKPWLTEKSPLHIFVP from the coding sequence ATGCGACTCGCTCTTCTCCTCTCCCTCCTGCTGACCACTGCCACCACCGGCTTTTCCCAGGAGGGCGAGCCGGAGGACATGTGGCCCGAGGCCTTCAGCCGCCAGTACAAGGGGACCATCGGTGAGAAACTGGCCATCCAGATGCAGCTCGATTGCGAGCCTGCACGGGGGCTGCATGGAGGCAATTATGTTTTTAGCGGGCAGTACTGGTATGAGAGCAAAGGCACACCCATCACCCTCTGGGGAAGCGATGCCGGATGGCACGAGATCAAGCTCGATGAGCAAATCTACGCCGGCACCAAGAAGGGCTACGAGCAGACCGGCTCCTTCAGCGGCAAGCTGAATGACGATGGCACCATCAGCGGCACCTGGACGGATGGTGAAGGCAAGAAGAAGCTGCCCTTCAAGCTGACACCTTTCCCTCCCTCAGGCTCAGCCAAGGTGAAGGTGCACGCCCTGGAGTCCTCCTGGCAGGAGCGGACCGCAAAGGGTCTGTCCAGCCTGGAGCATACCGCGACCATCGTTGAAGTAAGCGGCGTGAAGGGCGCGGAAAAGATCAATCAAACCCTGCGCCAGTCCGCAGTGGAGACCTTCAAGGAAGCCGAAGCTGAGGAAGGGCAGGCTCCGGAAGAGTCCACCAAAAAGAAAAAGCCTGAGAAGCCCAAGCCCGCCACCTTGGAAGACATCAGCAAAGCCATGCTGGCCGAGCGTGATGACGACATGATCGCCAACCATGAGAAGTGGAGCCTGAACTACATCTCCGGCGTGCGTCTGAATGCGAACGGCGTTCTGTGCACCGAGCACGTCACCTCCGACTACATGGGCGGCGCGCATCCCAATAGCGCGACGGAGTTTCACACCTTCAATACAAACACAGGTGCGGAACTCACTCTGGCGACCCTCTTCAAGCCGGAGTTCCTGAAGGCTCTACCGAAGATTGGTGTAGAGAAGCTGCACAAGGCAGAGGGTCTGGCGCCGAATGAAGAAATAGGTCCGGACGCCGGACTCAGCCTTGGAGATGTGGAGTATGAGGAGGGCAAGTTCACCTGGTTCCTCTCGCCGGGGGGATTTGTGGTCCACTTCAATCCCTATGAAGTCTCCTCGTACGCCCGCGGTAATGTGCAGTACACCGTGCCTTGGGTGGAACTGAAACCCTGGCTCACCGAAAAGAGTCCCCTGCACATCTTCGTGCCCTGA
- the pbpC gene encoding penicillin-binding protein 1C, with the protein MAIGLALLAAVALLTYALSPKPELYPHGLTFSRALLDRDGKVIHLTLAGDARYRLHTPLAEISPDLIEATLLLEDRHFHSHPGINPLSLGRACWGVVTGTRRGGASTVTMQLARLRYGLSTKSFAGKFVQMLRALQLERHYSKEEILEAYLNLAPYGGNVEGVGAASLLWCGKSAKDLTPREAVSLSVLPQSPTRRRPKIVGNNDALAAAQFRLWQRWQEAHGLRADGLDATFTLQPEAKPPRETPHLARRLFADVTVADTVQHPPLATTIHLGMQKQIEGSMRDYLTVRREVGMTNACALLVHAPTREVLAYVGSASFLNVDISGQVDGVTARRSPGSALKPFIYALALQQGLLHPRSLLRDGQVAFGDYNPENFDREFTGPISAEDALFRSRNIPAVALTRKLAEPGLYGFLKQAGVSLPRPAEHYGLSLPLGGAEVSMEELASMYAMLATDGIPRPLLYAHAAQETAHGANPLLTPEACFLVRRMLASREEEAGLSDLTISWKTGTSHGFRDAWAAGIRGEYVCVVWIGNFNGKSNPSFIARKCAAPLLFEIFHRLRLPWHRDVPPEGVREVQLCAVSGQIPTPHCQHCRMGWFIPGKSSIAPCEIHREVLIDEGTGLRVVADDGKRKLRREVYEFWPPDMLALFRQAGVPRREAPPMEASSVALRAAQSQDTPRIVSPQPRLTYSLRVNDSSKQVIPLRAETSAGVRTIFWFAGAQFLGSSTPAEPLLWKATAGSWKLHVLDDHGRSSTCDVKVEMVE; encoded by the coding sequence ATGGCCATCGGCTTGGCGCTGCTGGCCGCTGTCGCCCTCCTCACCTATGCCCTCTCTCCCAAACCCGAACTCTACCCCCACGGACTCACCTTCTCGCGTGCATTGCTCGACCGTGACGGCAAGGTGATTCATCTCACGCTGGCGGGGGATGCACGGTATCGGCTGCACACCCCGCTGGCGGAGATCAGTCCGGATCTCATCGAGGCGACGTTGTTGCTGGAGGATCGGCATTTCCATTCGCACCCGGGGATCAATCCGCTATCGCTGGGACGAGCATGCTGGGGTGTGGTGACGGGCACGCGGCGTGGGGGTGCGTCCACGGTGACGATGCAATTGGCGAGGCTTCGCTATGGTCTCTCCACAAAATCTTTCGCGGGGAAGTTCGTCCAGATGTTGCGGGCGCTACAACTTGAGCGGCACTATTCCAAGGAGGAGATTCTGGAGGCTTATCTCAACCTCGCGCCCTATGGAGGCAATGTGGAAGGTGTTGGCGCGGCATCGCTGCTGTGGTGCGGAAAGTCTGCGAAGGACCTGACCCCGCGTGAAGCGGTAAGCCTCAGTGTGCTGCCGCAGAGTCCCACGCGTCGTCGCCCCAAGATCGTGGGCAACAACGATGCGCTGGCTGCAGCGCAATTCCGTCTCTGGCAGCGCTGGCAGGAGGCGCATGGTCTGCGAGCAGATGGACTCGATGCCACCTTCACGCTGCAGCCAGAAGCGAAGCCACCTCGCGAGACGCCGCATCTGGCGCGCCGTTTATTCGCGGATGTCACTGTGGCAGACACGGTGCAGCATCCACCCCTTGCAACGACCATCCATCTCGGCATGCAGAAGCAGATCGAGGGCTCGATGCGTGACTATCTCACCGTGCGCCGCGAGGTAGGCATGACGAATGCCTGCGCGTTGCTCGTGCATGCGCCCACGCGCGAGGTGCTGGCTTATGTGGGCTCCGCGAGTTTCCTGAATGTGGATATCTCAGGGCAGGTCGATGGCGTCACGGCGCGTCGCTCACCGGGCTCGGCGCTGAAGCCATTCATCTACGCACTGGCGCTTCAACAGGGCCTGCTGCATCCACGCAGCCTGCTGCGTGATGGCCAGGTAGCGTTCGGTGATTACAATCCGGAAAACTTCGACCGCGAATTCACCGGTCCCATCTCCGCAGAAGATGCGCTCTTCCGCAGCCGCAACATTCCTGCGGTCGCGCTCACGCGGAAACTGGCGGAGCCGGGCCTGTATGGCTTCCTGAAGCAAGCGGGCGTCTCCCTGCCGCGACCGGCGGAGCACTACGGTCTCTCGCTCCCCCTCGGTGGTGCCGAGGTGAGCATGGAAGAGCTTGCCTCCATGTACGCCATGTTAGCCACGGATGGTATTCCTCGTCCGCTCCTGTATGCACACGCTGCTCAAGAGACGGCTCATGGGGCAAACCCACTGCTCACTCCGGAGGCCTGCTTCCTGGTGCGGCGCATGCTCGCTTCGCGCGAAGAAGAGGCTGGACTCAGTGACCTGACCATCTCATGGAAGACCGGCACCTCGCATGGGTTTCGCGATGCCTGGGCGGCAGGCATCCGTGGAGAATATGTATGCGTGGTGTGGATTGGAAACTTCAACGGCAAGTCCAATCCCTCCTTCATCGCACGGAAATGCGCTGCACCGTTGCTCTTCGAAATCTTCCATCGCTTGCGTCTTCCCTGGCATCGCGATGTGCCACCGGAAGGCGTGCGTGAGGTGCAACTCTGCGCCGTGTCCGGACAAATCCCCACACCTCATTGCCAGCACTGCCGCATGGGATGGTTCATTCCCGGAAAGTCGTCCATCGCGCCTTGCGAAATCCATCGCGAAGTGTTGATCGATGAAGGCACGGGTCTGCGCGTGGTGGCGGACGATGGCAAACGCAAACTGCGTCGCGAAGTGTACGAGTTCTGGCCACCGGACATGCTGGCACTCTTCCGCCAGGCCGGCGTGCCGCGCCGTGAAGCGCCGCCGATGGAAGCCAGCTCGGTGGCGCTGCGTGCAGCCCAGTCGCAGGACACCCCGCGCATCGTATCACCGCAGCCGAGGCTGACGTATTCGCTGCGGGTGAACGACTCCAGCAAGCAGGTCATCCCACTACGCGCCGAGACGTCCGCAGGTGTGCGTACCATCTTCTGGTTTGCCGGAGCGCAGTTCCTCGGCAGCAGCACGCCCGCCGAGCCACTGCTCTGGAAGGCCACCGCAGGCTCATGGAAACTCCATGTGCTGGATGACCATGGCCGCAGCTCCACCTGTGACGTGAAGGTGGAAATGGTGGAGTGA
- the tnpA gene encoding IS200/IS605 family transposase: MAQSLAKVYLHLIFSTKDRVKVLPDDIRPALHDYMGGVLREADCSSVEINTEPDHAHVLFLLSRTTTISNVVRDLKKGSTNWLRAQYTQLRDFYWQHGYGAFSVSSSNVDAVSEYIRNQREHHQKQSFQDEFRAFLKRHDVEFDERYVWD, from the coding sequence ATGGCCCAGTCCCTCGCGAAGGTTTATCTCCACCTGATCTTTTCAACGAAGGATCGCGTGAAGGTGTTGCCGGATGATATCCGTCCAGCGTTGCACGACTACATGGGAGGTGTCTTACGCGAGGCGGATTGTTCATCCGTGGAAATCAACACAGAGCCTGACCATGCGCATGTGTTGTTTCTCCTTTCGCGGACCACGACCATCAGCAACGTGGTGAGAGATCTGAAGAAGGGTTCTACGAACTGGCTTCGCGCACAATACACTCAGTTGCGTGATTTTTATTGGCAGCACGGCTACGGTGCATTCTCCGTGAGTTCCTCGAACGTAGATGCGGTATCTGAGTACATCCGAAACCAACGCGAGCACCATCAGAAGCAGAGCTTCCAGGACGAGTTCCGTGCCTTCCTGAAGAGGCACGACGTGGAGTTTGATGAACGCTATGTCTGGGATTGA